Proteins encoded within one genomic window of Gemmatimonadaceae bacterium:
- a CDS encoding transposase family protein — protein MRRPMAYEEITALLGGWPGFVIREVTLQPGGTASGAPQVTICLDAVPTARRYCSRSGHASAQVHDVADRRIRGLPILDAETWLVVPQARVVCATCGPTVEALPWLDRYARMTRRFVDSVARLTAVLPIQQVADWFGLSLDTVRAIDQAAMEARLVTWRNASFEPSASGSRMSS, from the coding sequence GTGAGGCGTCCGATGGCCTACGAAGAGATCACCGCCCTGCTGGGGGGCTGGCCGGGGTTTGTGATTCGCGAAGTGACGCTGCAGCCCGGTGGGACCGCGTCCGGCGCCCCACAGGTCACGATTTGCCTCGACGCGGTGCCGACGGCGCGCCGGTATTGCAGTCGCTCCGGGCACGCGAGCGCCCAGGTGCATGACGTCGCCGACCGCCGGATTCGGGGACTGCCGATCCTGGATGCCGAGACGTGGCTCGTCGTGCCGCAGGCCCGGGTGGTCTGCGCGACGTGTGGCCCCACCGTGGAAGCGTTGCCGTGGCTGGACCGATATGCCCGCATGACGCGGCGCTTCGTCGATAGCGTCGCTCGGCTCACCGCCGTCCTGCCGATCCAGCAGGTCGCGGACTGGTTTGGCTTAAGCTTGGACACGGTGCGGGCGATCGATCAGGCCGCGATGGAGGCGCGGCTCGTAACATGGCGCAACGCATCGTTCGAGCCATCAGCATCCGGCAGCCGTATGTCGAGCTGA
- a CDS encoding SusC/RagA family TonB-linked outer membrane protein, which yields MRHLLSAQQWSLSACALALVLSATSALAQGTIVTGKVSRLEGGGPLFGANVTITELNASVGTDEQGTYRIVLPAERVRGQSVTIRVRSIGFKPLARTITLSPGTHTENFGLEVDINRLSEVVVTGVTGATEKRKLAITVDQVNAADLPVPGTNALTQLQGKVTGAQIVAPSGRPGTAPAVVLRGPKSLNASGRSQAPLVIVDGVIYDGGLNDLNPQDIETVEVVKGAAASSLYGSRAGNGVIQVTTKSSKAGRAGTRFNVRNEFGFNDIAGEFPLARNHFLMMDEKNERFCMRATNAASGLVNGQPQCLRTIDFEAEALRINEQGGGNALAPALFQNDGGIALSLSKPLLRGTFQTRYFPRMYDPVKSATTSGLFNNATFDMTGRYNNTGVYASASSLRQEGAVEFLRGYNRNTFRLNADQQVNDKWTTQVNTFYSNNTQYLDGEFFRLTRVPVGVDLLRRDSFGRLFVRSNPLNQGDQNANPLYWNEANQGRQQTDRFLASNTTRFAPTSWLDFEGNASYDRRRWDYYFQRDRGYRVTTTTGTTGIGDRNEQTSRDDNINMSLTGTARRSNFLREGLDARLNARYAFEQQYGNGQDNSGNTLAIPGLSTLNNVTASQTVSSSNQKVSAIGAVLGAAVDFRGRYIVDGLVRRDGSSLFGENNRWATYYRASAAWRPSDEAWWPAKGAINDFKIRSSYGTAGGRPRFSAQYETFTIGAGGAVTAQTLGNKNLRPEYTREWEVGLDAELFSKYGLTITRAKASTTDQIILVPVPGASGFLNQWRNAGTLDNKTWEVSLNLPVVNRGDLSWNARIGWDQTFSYITKLGVPPFFQTTESSTFRFAEGERIGTIWGRNFVTSCAQLPAPFNADCGVGKAYQKNDQGFVVWVGSGNTPQDGITKNLWQAVNPGCVRNGSPTGTTGVVNCANAGGTVNAPWGIPQYSWGMPIVRRDSTGNAVLDRVGNTLPKQRYTLSNTIGYKKLNLYFLIDAAIGQHVANEERHWSLGDFTTRAQDQAGRSVGDAKPIGYYWRAPAPDNSAGVGGFYDILGANNLTSEKASYTKLREVTLGYQLGRLWGLPETSLSVIGRNLLTITDFTGWDPEVGVSGTNLNSSAITAVAAYQYPQMRTFTFSVGIRF from the coding sequence ATGAGACACCTGCTGTCCGCGCAGCAGTGGTCCCTGTCCGCGTGCGCACTCGCGCTCGTCCTGAGCGCGACGTCGGCGCTTGCACAGGGCACCATCGTCACTGGCAAGGTTTCACGGCTGGAGGGAGGTGGCCCGCTGTTCGGGGCCAACGTCACCATCACGGAGCTCAACGCCTCCGTGGGCACGGATGAGCAGGGCACGTATCGCATCGTGCTGCCGGCCGAGCGAGTCCGTGGCCAGTCGGTCACCATCCGAGTGCGCTCCATTGGCTTCAAGCCGCTCGCACGCACGATCACGCTGAGTCCCGGCACCCACACGGAGAACTTCGGGCTCGAGGTGGACATCAACCGCCTCTCCGAGGTCGTCGTCACTGGGGTCACGGGCGCCACCGAGAAGCGGAAGCTGGCGATCACCGTCGACCAGGTGAATGCGGCAGACCTTCCGGTGCCGGGGACCAACGCCCTCACGCAGTTGCAGGGCAAGGTGACTGGCGCGCAGATCGTTGCGCCCTCCGGTCGACCGGGAACCGCGCCGGCCGTGGTGCTGCGCGGACCCAAGTCGCTCAATGCCAGCGGTCGCTCTCAGGCGCCGCTGGTCATTGTGGACGGCGTGATCTACGACGGTGGCCTCAATGACCTGAATCCGCAGGACATCGAGACCGTGGAGGTCGTGAAGGGCGCCGCGGCGTCGTCGCTGTACGGGTCGCGCGCCGGAAACGGCGTGATCCAGGTGACCACGAAGAGCTCCAAGGCCGGGCGTGCGGGCACACGGTTCAACGTGCGCAACGAGTTCGGCTTCAACGATATCGCCGGGGAGTTCCCGCTCGCACGGAATCACTTCCTGATGATGGACGAGAAGAACGAGCGATTCTGCATGCGGGCAACCAACGCCGCGTCGGGGCTCGTCAACGGCCAGCCGCAGTGCCTCCGCACCATCGACTTCGAGGCCGAGGCGCTGCGCATCAACGAGCAGGGCGGTGGGAACGCCCTGGCGCCGGCGCTCTTCCAGAATGACGGTGGCATCGCACTCTCCCTCTCCAAACCGTTGCTTCGGGGCACGTTCCAGACCCGGTACTTCCCGCGCATGTACGATCCGGTGAAGTCGGCGACGACGAGCGGCTTGTTCAACAACGCCACGTTCGACATGACCGGGCGCTACAACAACACCGGTGTGTACGCCTCGGCCTCCTCGCTCCGCCAGGAGGGTGCCGTCGAGTTCCTGCGCGGCTACAACCGGAACACGTTCCGACTCAACGCCGACCAGCAGGTGAACGACAAGTGGACGACGCAGGTCAACACGTTCTACTCCAACAACACGCAGTATCTCGACGGCGAGTTCTTCCGCCTGACGCGCGTGCCGGTCGGGGTCGACCTCCTGCGGCGTGACTCGTTCGGCCGGCTCTTCGTGCGATCGAATCCGCTCAATCAGGGCGATCAAAACGCCAATCCGTTGTACTGGAACGAGGCGAACCAGGGTCGTCAGCAAACGGACCGGTTCCTCGCGTCCAACACCACGCGCTTTGCCCCCACGTCGTGGCTGGATTTCGAGGGCAACGCCAGCTACGACCGCCGCCGCTGGGACTACTACTTCCAGCGCGACCGCGGCTATCGCGTGACCACGACCACGGGCACCACCGGCATCGGCGATCGCAACGAGCAAACGTCGCGGGACGACAACATCAACATGTCCCTCACCGGGACCGCCCGTCGCTCGAATTTCCTGCGCGAAGGCCTCGATGCTCGCCTCAACGCGCGCTACGCGTTCGAGCAGCAATACGGGAACGGCCAGGACAACAGCGGCAACACGCTGGCCATCCCGGGGCTCAGCACGCTGAACAACGTGACGGCATCCCAGACGGTCAGCTCGTCGAATCAGAAGGTCTCGGCCATCGGAGCGGTGCTCGGTGCTGCCGTCGACTTCCGTGGACGCTACATCGTGGACGGACTGGTGCGCCGCGACGGGTCATCGCTGTTCGGCGAGAACAACCGATGGGCGACGTATTATCGGGCGTCGGCGGCATGGCGCCCGTCGGACGAAGCCTGGTGGCCGGCCAAGGGCGCGATCAACGACTTCAAGATCCGCAGTTCCTACGGAACGGCTGGTGGCCGCCCGCGCTTCTCGGCGCAATACGAGACCTTCACCATCGGCGCCGGTGGCGCGGTGACGGCGCAGACGCTGGGCAACAAGAACCTGCGTCCCGAGTACACGCGCGAATGGGAGGTCGGGTTGGACGCGGAGCTGTTCTCGAAGTACGGCCTGACGATCACGCGGGCCAAGGCGTCCACGACCGATCAGATCATCCTCGTCCCCGTTCCCGGCGCGTCGGGCTTCCTCAACCAGTGGAGGAATGCGGGCACGCTCGACAACAAGACGTGGGAAGTGTCCCTCAACCTGCCGGTCGTGAACCGCGGAGACCTCTCGTGGAACGCCCGGATCGGCTGGGACCAGACGTTCTCGTACATCACCAAGCTTGGCGTGCCGCCCTTCTTCCAGACGACGGAATCGTCGACGTTCCGATTTGCGGAAGGCGAGCGCATTGGTACGATCTGGGGCCGCAACTTCGTCACGTCCTGCGCGCAGCTGCCGGCTCCGTTCAACGCGGACTGCGGTGTTGGGAAGGCGTACCAGAAGAATGACCAGGGGTTCGTGGTCTGGGTCGGTTCAGGCAACACGCCGCAGGATGGCATTACCAAGAACCTCTGGCAGGCGGTGAACCCTGGCTGCGTTCGCAACGGATCCCCGACCGGCACAACGGGCGTCGTGAACTGCGCGAACGCTGGCGGCACCGTGAACGCACCGTGGGGCATTCCGCAGTACAGCTGGGGCATGCCGATCGTCCGGCGCGACTCCACCGGAAACGCGGTGCTCGATCGCGTGGGCAACACGCTGCCCAAGCAGCGCTACACGCTGTCGAACACCATCGGGTACAAGAAGCTGAACCTCTACTTCCTCATCGATGCCGCGATCGGGCAACACGTGGCGAATGAGGAGCGCCACTGGTCGCTCGGCGATTTCACGACGCGCGCTCAGGACCAGGCCGGCAGATCCGTGGGCGATGCCAAGCCGATCGGGTACTACTGGCGGGCACCGGCGCCCGATAACTCGGCCGGCGTGGGCGGTTTTTATGACATTCTCGGGGCCAACAACCTGACCTCGGAGAAGGCCAGCTACACCAAGCTGCGCGAGGTCACGCTGGGCTATCAGCTCGGGCGGCTCTGGGGCCTGCCCGAAACGTCACTGTCGGTGATCGGGCGCAACCTGCTCACGATCACCGATTTCACCGGGTGGGATCCGGAAGTCGGTGTGTCTGGCACGAACCTGAACAGCTCAGCCATCACGGCGGTCGCGGCCTACCAGTATCCGCAGATGCGCACGTTCACGTTCTCCGTTGGAATCCGCTTCTAG
- a CDS encoding SMP-30/gluconolactonase/LRE family protein — protein sequence MTGSVILRSALSCSLVLGAAAADAQQAARPPYTVGNPVGLPVVPGAGAVFTPVSANVKMFGAIYSAESCSYDDVRGLIVVPNRGVPQAVQTNNAWVSLINHDGSVHTARWIGVQAAGAPRAALEPPLVLNEPLGSDIMGGNLYLADRDGGTTPDDPSVSVVRRFDMRTGTPNGEIRVAGSTGFNDIEVASDGTIYATQTGAADAPTTWHVWRITPGGAASILVQGAPLRQPNGIALDGEGRIVVVNIGNEEVLTFSTDGRLVATERAVQAGNDGLVIMPGGTKYVSSVINGGISRIRPGQPADLIASNVPSAASMCYDAGANQLVVPMNANNGLAFISLGRP from the coding sequence ATGACTGGTTCCGTCATCCTGCGCTCCGCGCTCTCCTGCTCGCTCGTGCTCGGCGCCGCCGCCGCGGACGCTCAGCAAGCGGCACGACCGCCCTACACTGTCGGGAATCCCGTAGGTCTGCCCGTCGTACCAGGCGCGGGCGCGGTGTTCACTCCGGTCTCCGCCAACGTGAAGATGTTCGGCGCGATCTACTCCGCCGAGAGCTGCTCGTACGACGACGTGCGCGGCCTGATCGTCGTCCCAAACCGTGGCGTGCCGCAGGCCGTTCAGACGAACAACGCCTGGGTCTCGCTGATCAACCACGACGGCTCGGTGCACACCGCGCGCTGGATCGGCGTGCAGGCCGCCGGCGCCCCGCGCGCCGCGCTCGAGCCGCCACTCGTGCTCAACGAACCGCTAGGCAGCGACATCATGGGCGGCAATCTCTACCTCGCCGACCGCGACGGCGGCACCACGCCAGACGACCCCAGCGTCTCCGTGGTGCGTCGGTTCGACATGCGGACGGGGACGCCGAACGGAGAGATTCGCGTGGCGGGCTCCACAGGCTTCAACGACATCGAGGTCGCCAGCGATGGGACGATCTACGCGACCCAGACCGGTGCGGCGGATGCACCCACCACCTGGCACGTGTGGAGGATCACGCCAGGCGGCGCGGCCAGCATCCTCGTGCAGGGCGCTCCGTTGCGTCAGCCGAACGGCATCGCGCTGGACGGCGAGGGCCGGATCGTGGTCGTAAACATCGGAAACGAAGAGGTGCTCACCTTCTCCACCGACGGCCGGCTGGTCGCCACGGAACGGGCCGTGCAGGCCGGCAACGACGGCCTGGTAATCATGCCCGGCGGGACCAAGTACGTGAGCAGCGTGATCAACGGCGGCATCTCGCGCATCCGGCCGGGCCAGCCCGCGGACCTGATCGCGAGCAACGTCCCGAGCGCGGCCTCGATGTGTTACGACGCCGGAGCGAACCAGCTCGTGGTGCCGATGAACGCGAACAACGGGCTGGCGTTCATCTCCCTCGGCCGGCCGTAG